A genomic window from Solanum dulcamara chromosome 11, daSolDulc1.2, whole genome shotgun sequence includes:
- the LOC129874147 gene encoding uncharacterized protein LOC129874147, giving the protein MEKQTDTNKGCVDKSTLEGLPVDTSPYTQYKDLEDYKKQGYGTQGHQQPTLGRGAASSTDAPTLAGGDASAQSQLSVIDTINRQGVP; this is encoded by the coding sequence atggaaaagcaAACAGATACTAATAAAGGATGTGTAGATAAGAGTACGTTAGAAGGATTGCCAGTGGATACAAGTCCATACACACAATATAAAGATTTGGAGGATTACAAGAAACAGGGGTATGGAACACAAGGCCATCAACAGCCAACTCTTGGGCGTGGTGCTGCCAGTTCTACCGATGCCCCGACACTGGCTGGTGGTGATGCCTCTGCTCAATCTCAGCTTTCTGTTATTGATACCATCAATCGACAAGGTGTCCCTTAA